A region of Oceanispirochaeta sp. DNA encodes the following proteins:
- a CDS encoding helix-turn-helix domain-containing protein — protein MVEENDQAFTIKDLSKYLRIAESSLYKLVREGKIPGQKIGKTWRFFKPAIDSWLSEKSENRENTGKGK, from the coding sequence ATGGTTGAAGAAAATGATCAAGCATTCACGATAAAGGACCTTTCAAAGTACCTGAGAATTGCCGAGTCCAGTTTGTACAAGTTGGTCAGAGAAGGAAAAATCCCCGGACAAAAGATAGGTAAAACTTGGAGGTTTTTCAAACCGGCCATTGATTCGTGGTTATCAGAGAAATCAGAAAATAGAGA